The following proteins are co-located in the Candidatus Zymogenaceae bacterium genome:
- a CDS encoding SPFH domain-containing protein produces MAKILDVIEYFFEDDTEMIHRIPETGSAETKLGSQLIIRENQTAVFFRDGKGLDVFGVGRHTLTTMNLPLLTKLIAMPFDSTSPFRVEVLFVNMKIFTDMKWGTRNPVAFRDSEFGLVRLRAYGNYTLRITQPLLFINTLVATKGMMTTEGISGYLRDVIVSRLNDLLGEHMKSILDLPQNYDELAVVAKVRIKDDFNKFGIELIDFFINEITPPDEVQKVIDERTGMGVIGDMNEFLKFEAARALGKIGSEGVVPGAGGAAAAGGEGGVASSAAAGMGVGVGAGLGMMVPGMLFRTLAEGPSTVADVQKQGYANCPKCHAQVPVNARFCNNCGSQLVVVNKCAHCGKNLSPEDKFCPLCGKPVGEEHACPKCGAKLPEGAKFCTECGEKVE; encoded by the coding sequence ATGGCGAAGATACTGGATGTCATAGAATACTTTTTTGAAGACGATACAGAGATGATTCATCGTATCCCCGAGACCGGCTCGGCGGAGACGAAGCTGGGGTCCCAGTTGATCATCCGGGAAAACCAGACGGCGGTCTTCTTTCGAGACGGCAAGGGGCTTGACGTGTTCGGCGTGGGAAGGCATACCCTGACCACCATGAACCTGCCGCTGTTGACGAAGCTCATCGCAATGCCGTTCGATTCGACGAGTCCCTTCCGGGTCGAGGTCCTCTTCGTCAACATGAAGATCTTCACCGACATGAAGTGGGGGACCAGGAACCCAGTGGCCTTTCGGGATTCCGAGTTCGGGCTGGTGCGCCTGCGGGCATACGGAAATTACACGCTACGTATCACCCAGCCGCTCCTTTTCATCAACACCCTGGTCGCCACCAAGGGGATGATGACCACCGAGGGGATATCCGGGTATCTCCGGGATGTGATTGTCAGCCGTCTGAACGATCTTCTGGGCGAACACATGAAGAGCATCCTGGATTTGCCCCAGAACTACGATGAGCTGGCGGTGGTGGCCAAGGTGCGCATCAAGGACGACTTCAACAAGTTCGGCATCGAGCTGATAGATTTCTTCATCAACGAGATTACCCCTCCCGACGAGGTCCAGAAGGTCATCGACGAGCGTACCGGCATGGGCGTCATCGGCGATATGAACGAATTCCTGAAATTCGAGGCCGCCCGGGCCCTGGGAAAGATCGGGTCCGAGGGCGTCGTTCCGGGGGCCGGAGGAGCCGCCGCCGCGGGCGGCGAGGGAGGGGTTGCCTCCAGTGCCGCCGCCGGGATGGGCGTGGGTGTGGGCGCGGGTCTCGGCATGATGGTGCCCGGCATGCTCTTTCGCACCCTTGCCGAGGGACCCTCCACCGTCGCGGACGTACAGAAACAGGGATACGCCAACTGTCCCAAGTGCCACGCCCAGGTGCCGGTCAACGCACGATTTTGCAACAACTGTGGCAGCCAGCTTGTGGTGGTGAACAAGTGCGCTCACTGCGGCAAGAACCTCTCGCCCGAGGACAAGTTTTGTCCTCTCTGCGGAAAGCCGGTGGGAGAGGAGCATGCCTGCCCAAAGTGCGGTGCAAAGCTGCCCGAGGGCGCCAAGTTCTGTACCGAATGCGGGGAGAAGGTTGAGTAA
- a CDS encoding epoxyqueuosine reductase QueH: MSDEKKLLLHACCAPCTIYPLGRLEKSGWRVTVYFYNPNIHPFTEFETRFEAVEEYCDGRNTSFAADLDYDVYEFVRKAGIDDGARCLACYRMRLEQTIRRAAQEGYDAVSTTLLFSIYQDHEAIRTLGEELSRDAGIEFYYEDFRAGWDEGRRLSRDLGMYQQKYCGCIFSEQNRYEKKIKRLRHSVRTT; this comes from the coding sequence ATGAGCGATGAGAAAAAACTGCTGCTGCACGCATGCTGCGCTCCATGTACGATCTATCCCCTGGGGCGTCTTGAGAAGTCCGGATGGCGGGTAACCGTCTATTTCTATAATCCGAACATACACCCGTTCACCGAATTTGAGACGCGCTTCGAGGCAGTGGAGGAGTACTGCGATGGGCGAAACACATCTTTCGCTGCCGATCTCGATTATGACGTGTACGAATTTGTTCGAAAGGCGGGGATAGACGACGGAGCCCGATGCCTCGCCTGCTACCGGATGCGCCTTGAGCAAACGATCCGGCGGGCGGCACAGGAGGGATACGATGCCGTTTCGACGACGCTGCTCTTCAGCATTTACCAGGATCATGAAGCGATCCGTACGCTGGGGGAGGAGCTCTCCCGCGATGCGGGGATAGAATTTTACTACGAGGATTTTCGCGCCGGGTGGGACGAGGGACGACGTCTCTCCCGAGACCTGGGCATGTATCAACAGAAATATTGCGGCTGTATTTTCAGCGAGCAGAATCGATATGAAAAAAAGATAAAACGACTGAGGCATTCCGTGAGGACGACATGA